A genomic window from Streptomyces mirabilis includes:
- a CDS encoding DUF1206 domain-containing protein, which yields MNASATARTGRIKARRAARGSGVEYAARAGLTARGVIYLLVGVLALRIAFGDGKKQADRNGAVAEIAQQPFGAVLLWALAVGLVGMALWRLSEACFGSAGPDGRAAKKRLLSAGRFVFYAFVAYSVLSFAAGSGSGGKGSSDQRSRDVTAKVLNLPAGQWIVGVAGVGIVVAGLLIGGRAVLRKYHKKLKLGQMSARTRRLVDVTGVGGGAARGLVFAAAGCFAVRAAIDYEPDRAKGLDDTIRSFAHTPAGPWLLVCVAAGLVLFGLFSFAMARWRRV from the coding sequence ATGAACGCAAGTGCGACAGCACGAACCGGACGCATCAAGGCTCGGCGCGCGGCGAGGGGCTCGGGGGTGGAGTACGCCGCCCGGGCGGGTCTGACCGCGCGGGGCGTGATCTACCTGCTGGTCGGTGTGCTGGCGCTGCGGATCGCCTTCGGGGACGGGAAGAAGCAGGCGGACCGCAATGGTGCCGTCGCGGAGATCGCGCAACAGCCCTTCGGCGCGGTGCTGCTGTGGGCGCTGGCCGTCGGCCTCGTCGGCATGGCGTTGTGGCGGCTGTCCGAGGCGTGCTTCGGTTCCGCCGGGCCGGACGGCCGGGCGGCGAAGAAGCGACTCCTGTCGGCCGGGCGCTTCGTGTTCTACGCGTTCGTCGCCTACTCGGTGCTCTCGTTCGCGGCGGGCTCGGGCAGTGGCGGGAAGGGTTCGAGCGACCAACGGTCGCGGGACGTGACGGCCAAGGTGCTGAATCTGCCTGCGGGGCAGTGGATCGTCGGAGTCGCCGGAGTCGGCATCGTCGTGGCGGGTCTGCTGATCGGCGGGCGGGCCGTGTTGCGCAAGTACCACAAGAAGCTGAAGCTCGGTCAGATGTCGGCGCGCACGCGGCGGCTGGTGGATGTGACCGGCGTGGGCGGTGGCGCGGCGCGCGGGCTGGTGTTCGCCGCGGCGGGGTGCTTCGCCGTGCGCGCGGCGATCGACTACGAACCCGACCGGGCGAAGGGGCTGGACGACACGATCCGCTCGTTCGCCCACACCCCTGCGGGGCCGTGGCTGCTGGTGTGCGTCGCCGCCGGACTCGTGCTGTTCGGCCTGTTCTCCTTCGCGATGGCGCGCTGGCGCCGGGTCTGA
- a CDS encoding betaine/proline/choline family ABC transporter ATP-binding protein, which produces MIRFEQVTKRYPDGTTAVDGLSFEVAEGELVTLVGPSGCGKTTTMMMVNRLIEPTSGRIFVNGQDIATVDPVRLRRRIGYVIQQVGLFPHRTILDNTATVPTLIGWKKAKARTRAAELLDLVGLDPKTYGSRYPEQLSGGQRQRVGVARALAADPPVLLMDEPFGAVDPVVREQLQDEFLRMQEAVRKTVLLVTHDIEEAVRLGDRIAVYGQGRIEQFDTPGAVLGTPATPYVAEFVGADRGLKRLSVTDIEPGDLEQPPVARLDEAAETAVARLHAQGARWAVVLGTEDDLHGWVGVDELAAGGSVGDRAHRMNSWVPVGAPLKQAFGVMLQHDAGWVAVLDGARFLGVLTPAKLHEALRRSVDADARGVRRGQVSIDSISDA; this is translated from the coding sequence ATGATCCGGTTCGAACAGGTCACCAAGCGCTATCCGGACGGCACGACGGCCGTGGACGGCCTCTCGTTCGAGGTCGCGGAGGGCGAACTCGTCACGCTCGTGGGCCCGTCGGGCTGCGGCAAGACAACGACCATGATGATGGTGAACCGGCTGATCGAACCGACCTCGGGCCGGATCTTCGTGAACGGCCAGGACATCGCCACGGTCGACCCGGTGCGGCTGCGGAGGCGTATCGGGTACGTCATCCAGCAGGTGGGCCTGTTCCCGCACCGGACGATCCTCGACAACACGGCGACCGTGCCGACGCTCATCGGCTGGAAGAAGGCGAAGGCGCGGACGCGCGCCGCGGAGCTGCTCGACCTGGTGGGCCTGGACCCGAAGACGTACGGCTCGCGCTATCCGGAACAGCTGTCGGGCGGCCAGCGCCAGCGGGTCGGGGTGGCCCGGGCGCTCGCCGCCGATCCACCCGTACTGCTGATGGACGAGCCCTTCGGGGCCGTCGACCCGGTCGTCCGGGAACAGTTGCAGGACGAGTTCCTGCGCATGCAGGAGGCCGTGCGCAAGACGGTGCTGCTGGTCACGCACGACATCGAGGAGGCGGTACGGCTCGGCGACCGCATCGCGGTGTACGGGCAGGGCCGCATCGAGCAGTTCGACACGCCGGGGGCCGTGCTCGGCACCCCGGCCACCCCCTATGTCGCCGAGTTCGTCGGCGCCGACCGCGGGCTGAAGCGGCTGTCGGTCACCGACATCGAGCCCGGCGACCTGGAACAGCCGCCCGTCGCCCGCCTGGACGAGGCCGCCGAGACGGCGGTCGCCCGCCTGCACGCGCAGGGCGCGCGATGGGCGGTCGTCCTGGGCACGGAGGACGACCTGCACGGGTGGGTGGGCGTCGACGAGTTGGCGGCGGGCGGGTCCGTCGGAGACCGCGCCCACCGGATGAACTCGTGGGTCCCGGTGGGAGCCCCGCTGAAGCAGGCCTTCGGTGTGATGCTCCAGCACGACGCGGGCTGGGTCGCGGTACTGGACGGGGCCCGCTTCCTCGGCGTACTCACCCCGGCGAAACTGCACGAGGCACTGCGGAGGTCGGTGGACGCGGATGCGCGGGGGGTGCGGCGGGGGCAGGTGTCGATCGACTCGATCTCCGATGCGTGA
- a CDS encoding lactate utilization protein C produces MSSRDLILGRVRRALADVPRDDTPYEQAIERGYLREHGSRSVEETVDLLAENLADYRALVHRCAADELAPTIAGLLAGHGSMSVVLPAGLDAQWLAASEVTRVPDRAEDTSGELDRVDSVVTACALAIAETGTLVLDGGPDQGRRRITLVPDHHICVVRVPDQVVSSVPQALERLDPTRPLTWISGPSATSDIELDRVEGVHGPRTLEVVLVSGE; encoded by the coding sequence GTGAGCAGCAGGGATCTGATCCTGGGGCGGGTGCGGCGCGCGCTCGCCGATGTGCCGCGGGACGACACGCCGTACGAGCAGGCCATTGAGCGGGGGTACCTGCGCGAGCACGGGTCTCGGAGCGTCGAGGAGACGGTGGATCTGCTGGCGGAGAACCTGGCGGACTACCGGGCGCTGGTGCACCGCTGCGCGGCCGACGAGCTGGCCCCCACCATCGCCGGGCTGCTCGCCGGACACGGTTCGATGTCGGTGGTCCTACCGGCGGGACTGGACGCTCAGTGGCTGGCGGCGTCGGAGGTGACGCGCGTCCCGGACCGGGCCGAGGACACCTCGGGCGAGCTGGACCGCGTCGACAGCGTCGTGACCGCGTGCGCGCTCGCCATCGCCGAGACCGGCACCCTCGTCCTGGACGGTGGTCCCGACCAGGGACGCCGTCGCATCACGCTGGTCCCCGATCACCACATCTGTGTCGTCCGCGTTCCCGACCAGGTCGTCTCCTCCGTGCCCCAGGCCCTGGAGCGCCTGGATCCGACCCGCCCGCTGACCTGGATCTCCGGCCCGTCGGCGACCAGCGACATCGAGCTCGACCGGGTCGAGGGGGTGCACGGTCCGCGCACCCTGGAAGTGGTGCTGGTGAGCGGGGAGTGA
- a CDS encoding (Fe-S)-binding protein — protein sequence MRVALFLTCVNDTLYPDTGRAVVKLLTRLGVEVDFPLAQTCCGQAHYNTGYRHEAEPLARHFSDVFGEYEAIVTPSGSCGAMVRELYPRMGERARAEGRGDTLAATLAPVVPKTYELTEFLVDVLGVTDVGAYYPHTVTYHPTCHGLRSLGLGDRPRRLLQAVKGLELRELPGADECCGFGGTFAVKNPDVSAAMGADKVHNAESTGAEVLCAADNSCLMHIGGTMARLETRMRPVHIAEILAGTEEEPSA from the coding sequence ATGCGTGTCGCCCTGTTCCTGACCTGTGTCAACGACACGCTCTATCCGGACACCGGCCGCGCCGTGGTGAAACTGCTGACCAGGCTGGGCGTCGAGGTCGACTTCCCGCTGGCGCAGACCTGCTGCGGGCAGGCCCACTACAACACCGGGTACCGGCACGAGGCCGAGCCACTGGCCCGGCATTTCTCCGATGTCTTCGGTGAGTACGAGGCGATCGTGACGCCCTCCGGGTCGTGCGGCGCGATGGTGCGGGAGCTGTATCCGCGGATGGGTGAGCGGGCGCGGGCGGAGGGCCGCGGGGACACCCTCGCGGCCACCCTCGCCCCGGTCGTGCCGAAGACGTACGAGCTCACCGAGTTCCTGGTGGACGTGCTCGGCGTGACGGACGTCGGCGCCTACTACCCGCACACCGTCACCTACCACCCCACCTGTCACGGGCTGCGCAGTCTCGGGCTCGGCGACCGGCCGCGCCGGCTCCTCCAGGCCGTCAAGGGGCTCGAACTGCGCGAGTTGCCGGGGGCGGACGAATGCTGCGGCTTCGGCGGCACGTTCGCCGTCAAGAACCCCGACGTCTCGGCCGCGATGGGCGCCGACAAGGTGCACAACGCCGAGTCGACGGGCGCGGAGGTGCTGTGCGCCGCCGACAACTCCTGTCTGATGCACATCGGCGGCACGATGGCCCGGCTGGAGACACGGATGCGGCCGGTGCACATCGCGGAGATCCTGGCCGGTACGGAAGAGGAGCCGAGCGCATGA
- a CDS encoding rhamnulokinase family protein, giving the protein MSEHVKSFAAVDLGASSGRVMVGRVGPESLELTEAHRFPNRPVRVPEGLRWDILSLYAGVLDGLRAAGQVDSVGIDSWAVDYGLLDADGALLGNPVHYRDARTEGVAEKVWATVPAAELYAATGLQYAPFNTLYQLTAARSTAQLVAAERLLLVPDLLAYWLTGEAGTEITNASTTQLIDPRTRDWSHDLADRLGIDLTLFAPLRQPGDPAGLLLPRILEETGLRGPVPVTTVGSHDTASAVAAVPATGERFAYICTGTWSLAGLELERPVLTEASRAANFTNELGLDGTVRYLRNIMGLWLLQECVREWGQPDLGELLRVAAEVPALRSVVDAGDATFLAPGRMPDRITDACRESGQPVPESRAEITRCILDSLALAHRRAIREAEALADHPVDVVHIVGGGTRNELLCQLTADASGLPVVAGPAEAAALGNVLVQARAHGLVGDRTSMRRLLARTQPLRRYEPRGDPAAWRAAQDRLTAGG; this is encoded by the coding sequence ATGAGCGAGCACGTGAAGAGCTTCGCCGCGGTCGACCTCGGCGCGTCCAGCGGGCGCGTCATGGTCGGCCGCGTCGGCCCCGAGTCGCTGGAGCTGACGGAGGCGCACCGCTTCCCGAACCGGCCGGTGCGGGTCCCCGAGGGGCTGCGGTGGGACATCCTCTCGCTGTACGCGGGGGTGCTCGACGGACTGCGGGCGGCCGGGCAGGTCGACTCCGTCGGCATCGACAGCTGGGCCGTGGACTACGGGTTGCTGGACGCCGACGGCGCGCTGCTCGGCAACCCGGTGCACTACCGCGACGCCCGCACCGAGGGGGTCGCGGAGAAGGTGTGGGCCACCGTGCCCGCCGCCGAGCTGTACGCGGCGACCGGGCTCCAGTACGCGCCCTTCAACACCCTGTACCAGCTCACGGCGGCCCGCTCGACGGCTCAACTCGTCGCCGCCGAGCGCCTGTTGCTCGTTCCCGACCTGCTGGCGTACTGGCTCACGGGCGAGGCGGGCACGGAGATCACCAACGCCTCGACCACCCAGCTGATCGACCCGCGCACCCGTGACTGGTCCCACGACCTCGCGGACCGGCTCGGCATCGACCTCACGCTCTTCGCGCCGCTGCGACAGCCGGGCGACCCGGCCGGTCTGCTGCTCCCGCGGATCCTGGAGGAGACCGGGCTGAGGGGCCCGGTCCCGGTGACGACCGTCGGCTCGCACGACACCGCGTCCGCGGTCGCCGCCGTCCCGGCGACGGGCGAGCGGTTCGCGTACATCTGCACCGGCACCTGGTCCCTCGCGGGCCTGGAGCTGGAGCGGCCGGTCCTCACCGAGGCGAGCCGGGCGGCCAACTTCACCAATGAACTGGGCCTGGACGGCACGGTCCGCTATCTGCGGAACATCATGGGGCTGTGGCTGCTCCAGGAGTGTGTACGGGAATGGGGGCAGCCCGATCTGGGTGAGCTGCTGCGGGTCGCCGCGGAGGTGCCCGCGCTGCGGTCGGTGGTGGACGCGGGCGACGCCACGTTCCTGGCCCCTGGCCGGATGCCGGACCGGATCACCGACGCCTGCCGGGAGTCGGGACAGCCCGTGCCCGAGTCGCGCGCCGAGATCACCCGTTGCATTCTCGACTCCCTCGCCCTCGCCCACCGCAGGGCGATCCGCGAGGCGGAGGCCCTCGCCGACCACCCGGTCGACGTCGTCCACATCGTCGGCGGCGGTACCCGCAACGAGCTCCTGTGCCAACTGACGGCCGACGCCAGCGGGCTGCCGGTCGTGGCCGGCCCGGCGGAGGCCGCCGCGCTCGGCAACGTCCTCGTCCAGGCCCGCGCACACGGTCTGGTCGGCGACCGTACGTCGATGCGGCGGCTCCTCGCCCGTACACAGCCGTTGCGGCGGTACGAGCCCCGGGGCGACCCGGCGGCCTGGCGCGCCGCCCAGGACCGGCTCACGGCGGGCGGGTGA